Proteins co-encoded in one Syntrophorhabdaceae bacterium genomic window:
- a CDS encoding thymidylate synthase, with protein sequence MKPVYIEARDLPDAWFQCIYRIFEDDGVHEYVIDRGSFEGQKRREFDLVMVNITYPGTQPLVPDIPSELGIPAPASMEYVEEYLQYLMTDKKAENELYTYGERLTNPKVCIDGKEYAIGINPVMEVIRIYKEGKYGTNQAIMEVGMPQDIALEDPPCLRLIDTRLMNGRLHFVLYFRSWDLWAGFPSNLAAIQLLKEYMCHEIGVEDGTITAISKGLHLYEYTFGLALQRLRRTTG encoded by the coding sequence ATGAAGCCCGTATACATTGAAGCGAGAGATCTCCCCGATGCATGGTTTCAGTGCATCTACCGAATCTTCGAGGATGACGGAGTCCATGAGTATGTCATTGACAGGGGCTCCTTTGAGGGCCAAAAGAGGAGGGAGTTCGACCTGGTCATGGTCAATATCACGTATCCGGGTACGCAGCCGCTTGTCCCGGACATACCCTCTGAGCTGGGTATACCCGCTCCTGCATCAATGGAATACGTTGAAGAATATCTTCAGTACCTGATGACGGACAAAAAGGCAGAGAATGAGCTTTATACATACGGAGAAAGGCTCACAAACCCCAAGGTCTGTATTGACGGAAAGGAGTACGCCATCGGTATCAATCCGGTCATGGAGGTCATAAGGATTTACAAAGAAGGCAAATACGGGACAAACCAGGCCATCATGGAAGTGGGCATGCCCCAGGATATAGCCCTCGAGGATCCGCCGTGTCTGCGGCTCATCGATACGCGGCTTATGAACGGCAGGTTACATTTCGTGCTCTACTTCAGGAGCTGGGACCTCTGGGCCGGATTTCCATCGAATCTTGCGGCCATACAGCTTCTCAAAGAATATATGTGCCATGAGATAGGCGTTGAAGACGGCACCATTACCGCCATCAGCAAAGGTCTCCACCTCTACGAGTATACCTTCGGGCTGGCGTTGCAGAGGCTGAGGAGAACGACCGGCTAA
- a CDS encoding ribonuclease Z: MKLTILGTGTSTPSLKRGSSSYLLTTRRQKILIDIGPAVVRRLLECGYSVLDVDVVVITHFHVDHTADLSTFLFACNYGEEARTKPLMIIGGPGIHRFYSGLKKIYRWIEPKSYELSIVSMKRDTLQLDGITVEAYPVKHNRESIGVRISEKKTVAFTGDTAYSKNLVKLAAGADLLVTECSFPHRTMKGHMNLETLEKLTREAKPKRVILTHLDPEWEDFKGVLHSPYLLGEDGMTINLKLLAGGGP, encoded by the coding sequence ATGAAACTGACAATACTCGGCACAGGGACATCGACGCCGTCCCTTAAACGGGGTTCTTCCTCGTATTTGCTGACCACAAGAAGACAGAAGATATTGATCGATATCGGTCCTGCGGTCGTGAGGAGACTCCTGGAATGCGGTTATTCTGTGCTTGATGTTGATGTCGTTGTCATCACCCATTTTCACGTCGATCACACGGCAGACCTGTCGACTTTTCTCTTCGCATGCAATTACGGCGAAGAGGCGAGGACAAAACCATTGATGATTATCGGGGGGCCGGGGATACACAGGTTTTACAGCGGGCTCAAGAAGATCTACCGCTGGATAGAGCCGAAGTCTTACGAGCTTTCGATCGTCAGCATGAAAAGAGATACACTGCAGCTCGATGGCATTACCGTTGAGGCCTATCCGGTTAAGCATAACAGGGAGAGCATCGGCGTAAGGATCAGCGAAAAGAAGACCGTGGCGTTCACCGGCGATACGGCCTATTCAAAGAACCTCGTGAAACTTGCTGCCGGGGCCGATCTCCTCGTCACGGAATGCTCTTTCCCGCACAGGACAATGAAGGGACATATGAACCTCGAAACACTTGAGAAGCTCACCAGGGAGGCAAAGCCCAAACGGGTCATCCTCACCCACCTCGATCCCGAGTGGGAGGACTTCAAGGGCGTCCTCCATTCGCCTTATCTGCTGGGCGAGGATGGGATGACGATCAATCTGAAATTATTGGCAGGAGGTGGACCATGA